In Candidatus Contubernalis alkalaceticus, the following proteins share a genomic window:
- a CDS encoding serine hydrolase domain-containing protein, translated as MFSIEMLEHKPFDYEEFEEFIDTFFEEKMKEYHVPGAAFVLVKDGSTFISKGYGYADLESNIPVEVDKTLFRVASVSKTFTILGVLQLAERGLVDLDKNVDTYLKSLKINNSSNEPVMVSHLLTHTDGFETRDLNTFSYTSDQMNPLGQLLKRELKSPVQKPGSMVTYGGYGTALAGFLVEELSRESFEDYIEKNVFEPLSMNRSSFYQVLPDNLASDVATTYYYDDKKHAYNPIEFLYVNTPPTGGASTTAMDMARFISAILSKEKENHNTQFLSGLTVEKMFSRQYAAHPALPGVTYGFMEHFYNNQRGLIRDGSGLGIRSQIYLLPEHNIGYFFVQNSRGDRLINDFNKAFLKRYFTAKDKDITKDNQIIIEGLEKFNGVYRPVQTAEHTLVKLEALVMGEIRVREDKGRLTIKPMGMGDVYGGFDEVTQWEQIEQYLFRQKDDEAYLAFGTDETGRINYLFSGSGYHGSYYRIPWYETAKVQLVVLGLLVSIFLLNIILWPIRIIKKDKANVRCSIKKPLQYAGWSAFVISLLNISGLTLLLYELFIKQIAGLPAFAFGVSSLAKVMLGLLIITMVVSGVFFIALLAGLIKRRYMIRECVYLLGTAVGFIVFYLWLDYWNILGFKY; from the coding sequence GTGTTCAGTATTGAAATGCTGGAGCATAAGCCTTTTGATTATGAGGAATTTGAAGAATTCATAGATACTTTTTTTGAAGAGAAAATGAAGGAATATCATGTGCCGGGCGCTGCATTTGTTTTAGTTAAAGATGGAAGCACATTCATTTCTAAAGGATACGGTTATGCTGATCTAGAAAGCAATATTCCTGTAGAAGTTGACAAAACACTTTTCAGGGTTGCATCTGTTTCTAAAACTTTTACCATATTGGGTGTGCTGCAATTAGCAGAAAGAGGGCTTGTTGATCTTGATAAAAATGTAGATACTTACTTGAAGAGCTTAAAAATAAATAATAGTTCTAATGAACCTGTGATGGTTTCACACCTTCTGACTCATACTGATGGATTTGAAACCAGGGACTTAAATACTTTCTCATACACATCTGACCAAATGAATCCTCTGGGTCAGCTGCTTAAAAGAGAATTAAAATCACCTGTACAAAAGCCTGGAAGCATGGTTACATACGGTGGATATGGAACTGCGCTGGCGGGCTTTTTAGTGGAGGAGCTATCAAGGGAATCCTTTGAAGATTACATTGAGAAAAATGTTTTTGAACCTTTAAGTATGAACAGAAGCAGTTTTTATCAGGTTTTACCTGATAATCTTGCCTCAGACGTAGCAACCACATATTATTATGATGATAAAAAACATGCGTATAACCCGATAGAGTTTTTATATGTTAACACACCTCCTACAGGAGGAGCAAGTACAACAGCAATGGATATGGCAAGGTTTATTTCAGCTATTCTGAGTAAAGAAAAAGAGAATCATAATACACAGTTTTTAAGTGGATTAACAGTTGAAAAAATGTTTTCTCGGCAATATGCTGCTCATCCTGCACTTCCTGGAGTTACCTATGGCTTCATGGAGCATTTCTATAACAACCAGCGTGGACTAATCCGGGATGGAAGTGGGCTGGGTATAAGAAGCCAGATATATTTACTGCCTGAACATAACATTGGTTATTTTTTTGTGCAAAATAGTAGAGGAGACAGGCTTATTAATGACTTCAATAAAGCTTTTCTAAAACGTTATTTTACAGCAAAGGATAAAGATATCACGAAAGATAACCAGATAATAATTGAAGGCTTAGAAAAATTTAATGGAGTCTATAGGCCTGTTCAAACTGCAGAACATACACTGGTAAAACTTGAAGCATTGGTTATGGGTGAAATAAGAGTTAGGGAAGATAAAGGCAGATTGACTATAAAGCCCATGGGTATGGGAGATGTATATGGAGGCTTTGATGAAGTAACACAATGGGAACAGATTGAACAATATCTTTTCAGACAAAAAGATGACGAAGCTTATTTGGCTTTTGGAACAGATGAAACAGGACGCATTAATTATTTGTTTTCAGGTTCAGGATACCATGGCAGTTATTACAGAATACCTTGGTATGAAACTGCAAAGGTTCAATTGGTAGTTTTGGGGTTATTAGTGAGTATCTTTCTGTTAAACATTATTTTATGGCCAATAAGGATCATTAAAAAGGATAAGGCGAATGTCAGATGTTCAATAAAAAAGCCATTGCAATATGCAGGTTGGTCAGCATTTGTTATAAGTCTGCTAAATATCTCAGGGCTTACTTTGCTGCTATATGAACTTTTTATAAAACAAATTGCAGGACTGCCGGCTTTTGCCTTTGGAGTATCTTCTCTTGC
- the uvrA gene encoding excinuclease ABC subunit UvrA → MHNEIIIKGALENNLKNIDVSIPKNKLVVLTGLSGSGKSSLAYDTLQKECQRQYMESMGMVTDLISKPKVLSISGLSPSISVDQHHTNRSPRSTMGTATEVYTYLRILFAKIGKRDCPHCGRMVSPPMDAEYDTETLGFDEEVGEDTFPCPFCGGAVSQLSMTHFSFNKPQGACEMCTGLGTIYEADWDSLIDDEKSIVDGAVREWDIHYINRNRETFAAAACHYGFDFNIHKPVKFLSKIEKNLLFYGVNHDIFKKHFPDIEPPETASKGRFEGVSSNILRRYAEHTGNSDYQQKIEKSLIKIVCPSCNGSRLKVYSTKVTVADTNIVEVSKMPLSVLADWVASLEAGLSIAEKTVAEPVINDLVERIGRLVEAGIGYLTIDRGITTLSGGEAQRLRLAALLGSGLTGVLYILDEPTTGLHSRDTNRLISVLNKLRDMGNTILVIEHDMEVMLKSDYIIDMGPGAGVDGGKIIGAGTPEELMEQPDSITGRCLKESMQNKTGKKTLVPKDHIIIKGAAEYNLKSIDVSIPLGALTAITGVSGSGKSTLIFDVLSNELDFRLNKTTFAPNKCHNMIGSEKIDRVITVDQTPIGRGSRSNAATYIDIFTPIRNLYASLPEAIVGKLTARDFSFNVPGGRCDRCEGAGVLTVEMHFLPDIEMTCPGCKGKRFKKHTLSVNYMGSNISDVLDMSVQEAYELFRDKESISSRLKILVELGMGYLKLGQSATTLSGGEAQRVKLSKELSKKKKGNTLYLLDEPTTGLHPEDTKRLKRLLHRLVDSGNTVIAVEHNLDLISDCDWIIDLGPEGGEQGGKVIAQGTPEDVMKIFASYTGRCLADAYNPRRN, encoded by the coding sequence ATGCATAATGAAATTATAATAAAAGGTGCATTGGAGAACAATTTAAAAAATATCGATGTCAGTATACCTAAGAACAAACTGGTTGTATTGACAGGGCTTTCAGGTTCGGGCAAGTCTTCCCTTGCATACGATACACTTCAGAAGGAATGCCAGAGGCAATACATGGAATCCATGGGAATGGTAACGGATTTAATCAGTAAACCAAAGGTTTTATCAATTTCAGGCCTTTCACCATCCATCAGTGTTGACCAGCACCACACCAATAGAAGCCCACGTTCTACTATGGGCACTGCAACAGAAGTCTATACATATCTTAGGATTCTGTTTGCAAAAATCGGCAAAAGAGATTGTCCCCATTGTGGTAGAATGGTCAGCCCTCCCATGGATGCAGAATATGATACTGAAACTCTGGGATTTGATGAAGAAGTAGGGGAAGATACATTTCCATGTCCTTTCTGTGGTGGAGCTGTTTCCCAGCTTTCAATGACACATTTTTCATTTAATAAACCTCAAGGTGCATGTGAAATGTGTACAGGTCTCGGTACAATTTATGAAGCTGACTGGGACAGTCTGATTGATGATGAAAAGAGTATTGTTGATGGTGCAGTCAGAGAATGGGACATACACTATATTAACCGAAACAGGGAAACCTTTGCTGCTGCGGCCTGTCACTATGGATTTGATTTTAACATTCACAAACCTGTAAAATTTTTAAGCAAAATAGAAAAAAATCTTTTGTTCTATGGTGTAAATCACGATATCTTCAAAAAACATTTTCCTGATATTGAGCCACCCGAAACAGCAAGCAAGGGAAGATTTGAGGGGGTATCCTCAAACATTTTAAGAAGGTATGCAGAGCATACTGGGAACAGTGATTATCAGCAAAAAATAGAGAAATCATTGATAAAAATAGTTTGTCCGTCATGCAATGGAAGCAGGCTTAAAGTATACAGCACAAAAGTTACTGTGGCAGATACGAATATTGTGGAGGTTTCCAAAATGCCTCTTTCTGTTCTGGCAGACTGGGTGGCATCACTGGAAGCTGGGCTTTCTATTGCAGAAAAAACAGTAGCAGAACCTGTTATTAATGACTTAGTTGAAAGAATTGGAAGATTGGTAGAAGCAGGTATTGGTTACCTTACAATTGACAGAGGTATAACCACGCTTTCAGGGGGAGAGGCGCAAAGGCTCCGACTTGCAGCTTTACTGGGCTCAGGACTTACGGGTGTGCTGTATATTCTTGATGAACCCACCACAGGACTTCATTCAAGAGATACCAACAGGCTGATATCTGTATTAAACAAGCTTCGTGATATGGGAAACACAATACTTGTAATTGAACATGATATGGAGGTCATGCTTAAGTCAGATTATATCATTGATATGGGGCCGGGTGCAGGGGTTGACGGAGGAAAAATAATTGGCGCAGGAACACCAGAAGAGCTGATGGAGCAGCCCGATTCAATTACCGGAAGATGCCTTAAAGAAAGTATGCAAAATAAAACAGGTAAAAAAACACTGGTTCCCAAAGATCACATTATTATAAAAGGAGCAGCTGAGTACAATCTGAAAAGCATAGATGTATCTATACCATTAGGCGCGCTTACAGCAATAACAGGAGTTTCAGGTTCAGGAAAATCAACCCTCATTTTTGATGTTTTAAGTAATGAGCTGGATTTCAGGTTAAACAAAACTACTTTCGCACCGAATAAGTGTCATAATATGATAGGGTCAGAAAAGATCGACAGGGTCATAACTGTAGACCAGACCCCCATAGGCAGGGGGTCAAGGTCAAATGCAGCAACCTATATTGATATTTTTACACCGATAAGGAATCTTTATGCAAGTCTTCCTGAAGCAATTGTCGGCAAGCTTACAGCAAGAGATTTTTCCTTTAATGTTCCTGGTGGAAGGTGTGATAGGTGTGAAGGGGCAGGGGTGCTGACGGTTGAAATGCATTTTTTGCCTGATATAGAAATGACATGTCCCGGTTGTAAAGGAAAACGTTTTAAGAAGCACACACTGTCAGTAAACTATATGGGTAGCAATATATCAGATGTGCTTGACATGTCAGTACAGGAAGCTTATGAATTATTCAGGGACAAGGAGAGTATTTCATCCAGATTAAAAATTCTTGTAGAATTGGGGATGGGTTATCTGAAGCTGGGGCAAAGCGCAACCACACTTTCTGGAGGTGAAGCACAAAGGGTCAAGCTGTCAAAAGAGCTTAGCAAGAAAAAAAAAGGAAACACTCTTTATCTTCTGGATGAACCGACAACTGGGCTTCATCCTGAGGACACAAAAAGGCTTAAAAGATTATTGCACAGGCTTGTTGATAGCGGAAACACCGTGATTGCAGTTGAACATAATCTGGACTTGATTTCGGATTGCGACTGGATTATTGACTTAGGGCCTGAAGGAGGAGAACAGGGAGGAAAAGTTATTGCACAGGGAACACCTGAGGATGTTATGAAGATATTTGCTTCATATACAGGAAGGTGTCTTGCAGATGCCTACAATCCTAGAAGGAATTAA
- a CDS encoding DUF3153 domain-containing protein: MGKNRAGFILVLIILLLLTGCMDVDIELTVNTDGSGEVLYRISMDSFFYSLVKENDSDPFAEIIEEAENEDFSVSTFQGIKTGIEVRKKIENIGDQINGLSITEESGLEHLEITEGFLKNLYILDTNFDLTAFDNGFAGETEQLIGENLRDVLRFTFTLHLPVKPTRHNASAEDNDGKTLIWNLTPGSTNSIYMEAEVLNVKNIGIMTGLLLVTTVVIVMFLLVRKKRQNP; encoded by the coding sequence ATGGGCAAGAACCGGGCGGGTTTTATCTTGGTTTTAATCATACTGTTGTTGCTTACAGGATGTATGGACGTAGATATTGAGCTGACAGTTAATACAGATGGAAGTGGAGAGGTACTGTATCGTATTTCCATGGATTCTTTTTTCTATTCTTTAGTTAAAGAAAATGATTCTGATCCGTTTGCTGAGATTATAGAGGAGGCAGAAAATGAAGATTTCTCAGTTTCTACCTTTCAAGGGATAAAAACAGGGATTGAGGTTCGAAAAAAGATTGAAAATATAGGAGATCAGATAAATGGGTTAAGTATTACTGAAGAATCAGGGTTAGAACATTTGGAGATAACAGAGGGATTTTTAAAAAATCTTTATATATTAGACACTAACTTTGATTTAACAGCCTTTGATAACGGGTTTGCAGGGGAGACGGAACAGTTAATTGGAGAGAATCTCAGGGATGTACTGCGATTTACCTTTACTTTACACCTGCCTGTTAAACCTACCCGGCACAATGCTTCGGCAGAAGACAATGACGGGAAAACATTAATTTGGAACCTGACTCCCGGAAGTACAAATTCTATATATATGGAAGCGGAAGTATTAAATGTAAAAAATATAGGAATTATGACCGGATTATTATTGGTAACGACTGTGGTAATCGTTATGTTCCTACTAGTAAGGAAGAAACGGCAGAACCCATGA
- a CDS encoding response regulator has translation MAGLVLFAAENIYREAAVDYFQSRPDGHNILGIIDTLEELEEVCSRLEPDAVLFLSVPAERRLKARLKNIREKTPNTRVIVVTNRHYSFSGNKRLAEMADTVISDQNDPQTLISAILMTLKGYSIKPKKNL, from the coding sequence ATGGCTGGGCTGGTACTGTTTGCAGCAGAAAATATTTACCGGGAGGCTGCGGTGGATTATTTTCAGTCCAGACCAGACGGGCATAATATCTTGGGCATTATAGATACCTTAGAGGAATTAGAAGAGGTTTGTTCACGACTGGAGCCTGACGCTGTTTTATTTTTATCTGTACCTGCTGAGCGCAGGCTGAAAGCCAGGTTGAAAAATATTCGTGAAAAAACCCCTAATACCCGGGTTATTGTGGTGACAAACAGGCATTACAGCTTTTCGGGCAATAAAAGGTTAGCAGAGATGGCAGATACCGTTATTTCCGATCAGAATGACCCACAAACCTTAATATCTGCAATTCTTATGACTCTCAAAGGGTATAGTATTAAACCTAAAAAAAATTTATAA
- a CDS encoding efflux RND transporter periplasmic adaptor subunit, translated as MRCRVLAVLVCLLLLWSGVIGCTPSQVVGEAGLQKPVVMTTRAQIGEIQETLVLSGQVTPRVHINVIPEIAGRVVKIEVQEGDYVTKCQQLAKLDAESQRLQLEQARASLRLAQAQLANARENYEQQKEREQNLSSRAAQSQQDFQEQLDQLEEMYEEKEITEEERNNFRSLIELYQSQYQSQSEALESSLRGLMGVTPQQLKMIEIQVEQARIQVQLAELLYSKMTLEAPREGTVAMVNLKEGEIASPSMPAVILTEIDTMYVQAALPEGAVNRVFPGLKVSVFVPAVREEPFEGEVEEVMSFTPDGSRSYPVKVVLDNNQGLLKGGMYARMEIPVEQREEAILIPLEALLLEEGADSVFVVDNNKAVKKQVQLGLRDETRVEILEGLSSGDRVITRGQGSLLNGMEVEVMEEDTP; from the coding sequence TTGAGATGCAGAGTGTTGGCGGTTTTAGTATGTCTGCTGCTGTTATGGAGCGGTGTTATAGGTTGTACCCCATCCCAGGTGGTAGGGGAAGCCGGGTTACAAAAGCCGGTGGTTATGACAACCAGGGCCCAAATAGGAGAAATTCAGGAGACGCTGGTTCTTTCGGGACAGGTGACTCCCCGGGTACATATTAACGTAATTCCGGAGATTGCGGGCAGAGTGGTTAAGATAGAAGTCCAGGAAGGGGATTATGTTACCAAGTGTCAGCAGCTGGCAAAGCTGGATGCTGAGAGCCAGCGGCTGCAGCTGGAGCAGGCCCGGGCGTCCCTGAGACTGGCGCAGGCCCAGCTGGCCAATGCCCGGGAAAATTATGAGCAGCAAAAGGAACGAGAGCAGAACCTGTCTTCCCGTGCTGCACAGAGTCAACAGGATTTTCAGGAGCAGCTGGATCAGCTGGAGGAGATGTATGAGGAGAAGGAAATTACCGAAGAGGAACGGAACAATTTCCGCAGCCTTATTGAGCTGTACCAATCTCAGTACCAGTCACAGTCCGAAGCCCTCGAATCCAGCTTGAGAGGCCTGATGGGGGTTACTCCTCAGCAGCTTAAAATGATAGAAATTCAGGTGGAGCAGGCCAGGATTCAGGTGCAGCTGGCTGAACTGCTCTACAGCAAAATGACGCTGGAAGCTCCCAGAGAGGGAACCGTGGCCATGGTGAACCTGAAAGAGGGGGAAATTGCCTCTCCCTCCATGCCGGCGGTTATTCTCACGGAAATAGATACCATGTATGTACAGGCAGCGCTACCTGAGGGAGCCGTGAACCGGGTATTTCCCGGCCTGAAAGTATCGGTTTTTGTTCCCGCAGTTCGGGAAGAACCCTTTGAAGGGGAAGTGGAGGAAGTCATGAGCTTCACCCCCGACGGCAGCCGTTCCTATCCAGTCAAGGTGGTTCTGGACAACAACCAGGGCCTTTTAAAGGGAGGAATGTACGCCCGAATGGAGATTCCGGTGGAACAGCGAGAGGAAGCGATCCTTATTCCCCTGGAAGCGCTGTTACTGGAAGAAGGGGCGGACTCTGTCTTTGTCGTAGATAATAACAAAGCGGTTAAAAAGCAGGTTCAGCTGGGCCTCAGGGATGAAACCCGGGTGGAAATCCTGGAGGGCCTCAGCTCAGGAGACCGGGTGATTACTCGGGGACAGGGCAGCCTCCTCAACGGAATGGAAGTGGAAGTGATGGAGGAGGATACCCCATGA
- a CDS encoding efflux RND transporter permease subunit — translation MSLTDLSVKRPIAVFMVVLIVLMLGVVSLTRLPVDLYPEMNFPVAVVITNYEGAGPYEIENMVTRPLEEAVSTVNNLESISSNSGAGSSMIVATFGWGTDMDFASLDLREKLDMVKGFLPDEVEDPLVFQFDPGMLPVLQVGISGDMDAVALNNLTQDVIKNRLERLDGVAVCEVSGGLSREVSVQLDPYKLSAYDVSLEQIIQVLRAENLTFSSGEIEEGARQYMVRTTGELTSIREMGELVVGASQTGPLFLRDLADIEEGFQEHQSLNRMNGEPTLSLSIRKQTDSNTVQVAERIKQELAVLEREMPGNIEFQMAFDQSEFIQESINNVAQVAVVGGILAVLILLLFLGNVTSTVIIGLSIPISIVATFAMMYFQNLTLNILTMAGLGLGIGMMVDNSIVILENIFRYRQKGKGREEAALRGSREVSGAIIAATLTTMVVFLPVIFTEGMASMIFSSLAWTVAFSLFASLIVALTIIPVLSSKILKASRKEEKKSLLYLPHQIWQRFMMRLSLFYGRALTRVLDYRWLMVVLLLALLSSSIFLIPYVGYEFLPPVDMGEIMVHIRLPVGSTLEETDRAVRHVEEILGEYPDIEAVFASVGSGGDFSGEAAPEKASLQLRLVDLGKRQLSTVQLTEQLRQQVQGMPGVEINVTEQDIAYGAMEGGAVNISVKGDDLEVLRTLTWEIAQRVARVEGTREIETSFSEGRPELRIKLDRERAGSLGISTYQVASAVRLALEGQVATRYRVGGEEVDVRVQTTNLHSHNMAALEQLTITTALGSTVPIGEVASITREVGPVQIQRDGQVRAANVTSQVFDRDIGRVSRDIERELEDMQMPLGYIWDFQGEQADMMQSFGDLTLALIMAILLVYMIMAAQFESLLYPFIIMFSLPQTFIGVMLALVITGRTLNASSFIGVIMLAGIVVNNGIVLVDYINILRRERNYARDDAIREAGTVRLRPIMMTTMTTILGMLPLALNIGEGTEALAPMATVIIGGLTVSSIMTLLLVPVVYAMMDDGGKWLARKLRQEKLEPGEVTAEQ, via the coding sequence ATGAGCCTGACAGATCTTTCGGTAAAGCGTCCCATTGCGGTTTTTATGGTAGTTTTGATTGTTTTGATGCTGGGGGTGGTTTCTTTAACGCGGCTGCCGGTAGACCTGTATCCAGAGATGAATTTTCCCGTGGCAGTCGTTATTACCAACTATGAAGGAGCGGGTCCCTATGAAATAGAAAACATGGTTACCCGTCCTCTGGAAGAGGCGGTCAGCACGGTCAACAATCTGGAGTCCATAAGCTCCAATTCCGGTGCCGGCAGTTCCATGATTGTGGCAACTTTTGGCTGGGGTACCGATATGGATTTCGCCAGCCTGGACCTTCGGGAAAAACTGGACATGGTAAAGGGGTTCCTGCCCGATGAGGTGGAGGACCCCTTAGTTTTTCAATTTGATCCTGGAATGCTGCCGGTTCTGCAGGTGGGAATAAGTGGGGATATGGACGCGGTAGCCCTGAACAACTTGACCCAGGATGTAATCAAAAACCGCCTGGAAAGACTGGACGGTGTGGCGGTCTGCGAAGTCAGCGGCGGATTAAGCCGGGAGGTCTCCGTACAGCTGGACCCCTACAAACTATCTGCCTACGATGTGAGCCTGGAGCAGATTATCCAAGTGCTGAGAGCAGAGAACCTGACCTTCAGCAGCGGCGAGATTGAGGAGGGCGCCCGGCAGTACATGGTGCGTACCACCGGGGAGTTGACCAGCATCCGGGAGATGGGTGAACTGGTGGTGGGAGCCAGCCAGACAGGGCCCCTGTTTCTCAGGGATCTGGCGGATATTGAAGAAGGATTTCAGGAGCATCAGAGTTTAAACCGAATGAATGGGGAACCCACACTATCCCTTTCTATCCGCAAGCAGACCGACAGCAATACCGTACAGGTGGCGGAGCGGATTAAACAGGAACTGGCTGTGCTGGAAAGGGAGATGCCTGGAAACATTGAATTTCAGATGGCCTTTGACCAGAGCGAGTTTATTCAGGAGTCCATCAACAACGTGGCCCAAGTGGCCGTTGTGGGGGGAATTTTGGCTGTACTGATACTGCTCCTTTTTCTTGGAAACGTTACCAGTACGGTGATTATTGGCCTTTCCATCCCTATATCCATTGTGGCTACCTTTGCCATGATGTATTTCCAAAACCTGACATTGAACATCCTTACCATGGCAGGACTGGGGTTAGGGATTGGAATGATGGTGGACAATTCTATTGTTATCTTAGAAAATATCTTTCGCTACCGGCAGAAGGGGAAAGGCAGGGAAGAAGCAGCCCTCCGGGGAAGCCGCGAGGTGAGCGGGGCCATCATTGCCGCTACACTGACCACCATGGTTGTGTTTCTACCGGTGATTTTTACCGAAGGTATGGCCAGCATGATTTTTTCCTCCCTGGCCTGGACGGTGGCATTCTCTCTCTTTGCCTCACTGATTGTGGCCCTGACTATAATCCCGGTGCTTTCTTCTAAAATCCTTAAGGCAAGCAGAAAAGAGGAGAAAAAATCTCTTTTATACCTGCCCCACCAGATATGGCAGAGATTTATGATGCGGCTTTCCTTATTTTACGGCAGAGCCCTTACCCGGGTTCTGGACTACCGCTGGCTGATGGTTGTACTGCTGCTGGCTTTACTGAGCTCCAGTATTTTTCTCATTCCTTACGTGGGGTATGAGTTTCTTCCTCCTGTAGATATGGGAGAAATTATGGTTCATATTCGACTGCCCGTAGGTTCAACCCTGGAGGAAACTGACCGGGCGGTGAGGCATGTGGAGGAAATTTTAGGGGAATACCCTGATATAGAGGCTGTTTTTGCATCGGTAGGTTCCGGCGGAGATTTTTCCGGAGAAGCAGCACCAGAAAAGGCTTCCCTCCAACTTCGGCTGGTGGACCTGGGAAAGCGGCAGCTTTCTACTGTGCAGCTGACGGAGCAGCTGAGGCAGCAGGTTCAAGGAATGCCTGGAGTAGAGATTAACGTGACAGAACAGGACATTGCCTACGGTGCTATGGAAGGGGGTGCCGTAAACATTTCTGTCAAGGGTGATGACCTGGAGGTACTGCGCACATTAACCTGGGAGATTGCCCAAAGGGTTGCCAGGGTGGAGGGCACCCGGGAGATTGAAACCAGTTTCAGTGAGGGACGACCAGAACTGAGGATTAAGCTGGACCGGGAGCGGGCCGGGTCTTTAGGTATAAGCACCTACCAGGTGGCCTCGGCAGTGCGCCTGGCCCTGGAGGGGCAGGTGGCCACCCGCTACCGGGTGGGGGGCGAAGAAGTGGACGTGCGTGTTCAAACCACCAACCTGCACAGCCACAACATGGCAGCCCTGGAGCAGCTGACCATTACCACAGCCCTGGGGAGCACCGTTCCCATCGGAGAGGTAGCATCCATCACCCGGGAGGTAGGCCCGGTTCAAATTCAGCGGGACGGTCAGGTGAGGGCTGCCAACGTTACCAGCCAGGTATTTGACCGAGACATCGGCCGAGTATCCCGGGATATTGAAAGGGAACTGGAAGATATGCAGATGCCCTTGGGCTACATTTGGGATTTTCAAGGAGAACAGGCGGACATGATGCAGTCCTTTGGGGACCTGACCCTGGCCCTTATTATGGCCATACTTCTGGTGTATATGATTATGGCGGCTCAGTTTGAATCCCTGCTTTATCCCTTCATCATCATGTTCTCCTTACCCCAGACCTTTATCGGGGTAATGCTGGCCCTGGTGATTACCGGCAGGACCCTGAATGCCTCCTCTTTCATCGGAGTGATTATGCTGGCGGGGATTGTGGTGAACAATGGAATTGTGCTGGTGGACTATATCAATATTCTCAGGCGGGAGAGAAATTATGCCCGGGATGATGCCATCCGTGAGGCAGGCACAGTACGCCTGCGGCCCATTATGATGACTACCATGACAACCATCCTGGGAATGCTGCCCCTGGCCCTGAATATCGGGGAAGGAACCGAGGCCTTAGCTCCCATGGCTACTGTAATCATCGGGGGACTTACGGTTTCCAGCATCATGACCCTGCTGCTGGTTCCCGTGGTATATGCCATGATGGACGATGGCGGGAAGTGGCTGGCCAGAAAACTGAGACAGGAAAAGCTTGAACCCGGTGAGGTTACTGCGGAGCAATAA
- a CDS encoding nucleoside deaminase → MDQFMHAAIEEAKKGLTEGGIPIGAVLVIDGQIAARGHNRRLQQGSAILHAEMDCLENAGRLEAVKYRQSVLYTTLSPCDMCSGAVLLYKIPEIVIGENKSFRGPEEYLKFRGVKLKVLDNEECIRLMDEFIKLNPLIWNEDIGG, encoded by the coding sequence ATGGATCAGTTTATGCATGCTGCTATCGAAGAAGCCAAAAAAGGACTTACAGAAGGAGGCATTCCTATCGGTGCCGTTCTGGTTATTGATGGTCAGATAGCTGCCCGGGGTCATAATCGCCGCCTTCAACAGGGAAGTGCTATACTGCATGCTGAGATGGACTGTCTTGAAAATGCCGGCCGTCTCGAAGCTGTTAAATACAGGCAGTCTGTTTTATATACAACTCTTTCACCATGTGATATGTGCAGCGGTGCTGTTTTGCTTTATAAGATTCCGGAGATAGTTATTGGTGAAAACAAGTCTTTTCGAGGACCGGAAGAATATCTGAAATTCAGGGGAGTTAAACTTAAAGTATTAGATAATGAAGAGTGTATAAGGTTGATGGATGAGTTCATTAAGCTTAATCCTCTTATATGGAATGAGGATATCGGCGGGTAG